The Mytilus galloprovincialis chromosome 2, xbMytGall1.hap1.1, whole genome shotgun sequence genome has a window encoding:
- the LOC143063552 gene encoding uncharacterized protein LOC143063552, giving the protein MRVFLLLGFMTGVLCTPPPTNEEAALMKFLSSEDFTRITDSGSKHSAQLSTKRTSFKHKYVVCGSGSIVSYHSANSIDIQATAASSNAAHQKAAVIVSRMIAHMPSTYCHTLAARAQVGVFTKAESMAVYPDYAYMADRPECRGICSGGCASTCTFDGRKWSLTAGSGGRLASILDDNLLCDSRDPYHHGFNVLIHEFGHTIHGYALDGSMKTRITNAYNAARSRGTWSASSYAMSNEQEYFAQGTSAWFNADHRNPHGNIMSSCNNHQCSSEMAERRHIYDKDRELYNILAWVYDSNQVSQPGNLATCI; this is encoded by the exons gtgtGCTTTGCACCCCTCCACCAACTAACGAAGAAGCTGCATTGATGAAGTTCCTGTC GTCGGAGGACTTCACTAGAATAACAGATTCAGGTTCAAAACATTCTGCTCAATTATCAACAAAAAGAACATCCTTCAAACATAAATATGTCGTCTGTGGCAGTGGATCAATTGTATCTTACCATTCTGCAAATAGTATAGACATTCAAGCAACAGCAGCTAGTTCTAATGCTGCACACCAAAAG GCTGCAGTAATTGTCAGCAGAATGATAGCACATATGCCTTCAACATATTGTCACACTCTTGCCGCAAGAGCACAAGTTGGTGTGTTCACAAAAGCCGAATCAATGGCAGTTTATCCTGATTACGCTTATATGGCAGATAGACCAGAATGTAGAG GAATCTGTAGTGGTGGTTGTGCATCAACATGTACGTTTGATGGTAGGAAGTGGTCACTTACAGCTGGTTCCGGTGGTCGTTTGGCTTCCATTCTAGATGACAATCTGTTATGTGACAGCCGAGATCCCTATCATCATGGCTTCAATGTTCTGATACATGAATTCGGTCATACAATTCACGGTTATGCACTTGATGGATCAATGAAAACACGG ATTACTAACGCATATAACGCCGCCAGAAGTCGTGGTACTTGGAGTGCATCATCGTATGCAATGTCCAACGAACAAGAATATTTTGCGCAAGGTACATCAGCTTGGTTCAACGCAGATCATAGAAACCCACATGGAAATATAATGTCATC TTGTAACAACCATCAGTGTTCAAGCGAGATGGCAGAGAGACGTCATATTTATGATAAAGACAGGGAACTGTACAACATTCTAGCTTGGGTTTACGACAGTAACCAGGTTAGCCAACCTGGGAACCTTGCAACATGCATTTAA
- the LOC143063553 gene encoding hepatic lectin-like, translating into MVSLNFLFLVIYAGAVNAGCPFGWYYFSESCYLFSSYKLDWFRAAASCNAHHSNLVIVESKEEEIFLRNTSMTLKRGFWLDSTDDVVEGYWKWATTEANLTYTDWYPGQPSNGGSTHDEDCAHIYPGLSYRWNDVHCTYEEYFICEDEYPGDGDNIIG; encoded by the exons ATGGTCTCtttaaatttcttatttcttGTTATTTATGCCG GTGCAGTAAATGCAGGATGTCCATTTGGTTGGTACTATTTCTCCGAATCTTGCTATCTCTTCAGTTCATACAAGCTTGACTGGTTCAGGGCAGCT GCATCTTGTAATGCTCACCATTCAAATCTAGTCATTGTTGAAAGCAAGGAAGAAGAGATATTCTTAAGGAACACATCAATGACATTAAAAAGag GATTCTGGTTGGACTCAACTGATGATGTGGTTGAAGGATACTGGAAATGGGCAACAACAGAGGCAAATTTGACTTATACTGACTGGTATCCAGGACAACCTAGTAACGGTGGTAGCACACACGATGAAGACTGTGCACATATATATCCGGGTCTAAGTTACAGATGGAATGACGTCCATTGCACGTATGAAGAATATTTCATTTGTGAGGACGA